A stretch of the Pan troglodytes isolate AG18354 chromosome 20, NHGRI_mPanTro3-v2.0_pri, whole genome shotgun sequence genome encodes the following:
- the LOC129138018 gene encoding ret finger protein-like 4A, with amino-acid sequence MAEHFKQVIRCPVCLKDLEDAVQLKCGYACCLQCLNSLQKEPDGEGLLCRFCSVVSQKDDIKPKYKLRALVSIIKELEPKLKKVLTMNPRMRKFQVDMTLDVDTANNYLIISEDLRSFRSGDLSHNRKEQAERFDTTLCVLGTPRFTSGRHYWEVDVGTSQVWDVGVCKESVNRQGMIVLSSEHGFLTVGCREGKVFAASTVPMTPLWVSPQLHRVGIFLDVGMRSIAFYNVSDGCHIYTFIEIPVCEPWRPFFAHQRGSQDDQSILSICSVINPATASAPVSSGGK; translated from the exons ATGGCTGAGCACTTCAAACAGGTCATTAGATGTCCTGTCTGCCTAAAAGATCTTGAAGACGCTGTGCAACTGAAATGTGGATATGCCTGCTGCCTCCAGTGCCTCAATTCACTCCAGAAGGAGCCCGATGGGGAAGGTTTACTGTGCCGTTTCTGCTCTGTGGTCTCTCAGAAGGATGACATCAAGCCCAAGTACAAGCTGAGGGCGCTGGTTTCCATCATCAAGGAACTAGAGCCCAAGCTGAAAAAGGTTCTAACAATGAACCCAAGGATGAGGAAGTTTCAAG TGGATATGACGTTGGATGTGGACACAGCCAACAACTATCTCATCATTTCTGAAGACCTGAGGAGTTTCCGAAGTGGGGATTTGAGCCACAATAGGAAGGAGCAAGCTGAGAGGTTCGACACTACCCTGTGTGTCCTGGGTACCCCTCGCTTCACTTCCGGCCGCCATTACTGGGAGGTGGACGTGGGCACCAGCCAAGTGTGGGATGTGGGTGTGTGCAAGGAATCTGTGAACCGACAGGGGATGATTGTGCTTTCTTCAGAACACGGCTTCTTGACTGTGGGTTGCAGAGAAGGAAAGGTCTTTGCTGCCAGCACTGTGCCTATGACTCCTCTCTGGGTGAGTCCCCAGTTGCACAGAGTGGGGATTTTCCTGGATGTAGGTATGAGGTCCATTGCCTTTTACAATGTTAGTGATGGGTGccatatctacacattcatcgaGATTCCTGTTTGCGAGCCATGGCGTCCATTTTTTGCTCATCAACGTGGAAGTCAAGATGATCAGAGCATCCTGAGTATCTGTTCTGTGATCAATCCAGCCACTGCCAGTGCCCCAGTTTCTTCTGGGggaaagtaa